Proteins encoded within one genomic window of Flavobacterium sp. NG2:
- a CDS encoding TIGR00341 family protein, giving the protein MKKLVSDFLRFINLNQGEEDRRKVLENVKSNISFSGSNLWILACAIVVASVGLNVNSTAVIIGAMLISPLMGPIVGAGFGLGVYDFYLLQKSLKNLMVATLVGLVVSTLYFYISPFKETQPELLSRTAPNIYDIIIAFSGGLVGAIAITRVEKGNPIPGVAIATALMPPLCTAGYGLAVGNYRFFFGAIYLYAINCVFICISTFFIVKYLKYPTKKQLTDKYQTKVKYIISTLITILILPSIFFAYQLFQEKKYQHAVDIYLEKEFSSKGIAILYKKTKFNQNPKKLELGFLSKKFTEKEIKALNEKLKAYEINNTKLLIMQDTTDLKSDILNEIKYNKSVLSEKDLAILNLKKQIEDNKYKNKALLAEIKILFPEIVNISIANHTYNEETDSVKTVPILIYKSTKVLEKESEKKLASWLEQRLSKKSIEIYSQK; this is encoded by the coding sequence ATGAAAAAGCTAGTTAGTGACTTCCTACGCTTTATCAACCTTAATCAAGGGGAAGAAGACAGAAGAAAAGTATTAGAAAATGTTAAATCTAACATTTCCTTTAGCGGTTCAAATCTTTGGATTTTAGCCTGTGCTATAGTAGTAGCCTCTGTAGGGTTAAATGTGAATTCTACAGCGGTTATAATCGGTGCCATGTTAATATCTCCTTTAATGGGACCTATTGTTGGCGCCGGTTTCGGACTAGGAGTCTATGATTTTTATTTACTCCAAAAATCCTTAAAAAACTTAATGGTGGCCACCTTAGTAGGCTTAGTTGTATCCACACTATACTTTTATATTAGTCCATTCAAAGAAACACAACCTGAGTTACTGTCAAGAACGGCTCCTAATATTTATGATATAATCATTGCCTTTTCAGGAGGATTAGTTGGAGCAATTGCAATTACTCGTGTTGAAAAAGGAAATCCTATTCCTGGAGTTGCTATTGCTACAGCTTTGATGCCTCCATTATGTACCGCTGGCTATGGCCTTGCAGTTGGGAATTATCGATTCTTTTTTGGAGCAATCTATTTATATGCCATTAATTGTGTTTTCATCTGTATATCTACATTTTTTATAGTCAAATATTTAAAATACCCTACAAAAAAACAGCTTACAGACAAATACCAAACAAAAGTAAAATACATTATTTCGACCCTAATTACAATTCTAATCTTACCTAGTATTTTCTTTGCTTATCAACTATTTCAAGAAAAAAAATACCAGCATGCCGTTGACATTTATTTAGAAAAAGAATTTTCTAGCAAAGGAATTGCTATTTTATATAAAAAAACCAAATTCAATCAAAACCCAAAAAAATTAGAACTTGGCTTTCTCTCTAAAAAATTTACAGAAAAAGAAATTAAGGCCTTAAATGAAAAATTAAAAGCCTACGAAATCAATAACACCAAATTATTGATTATGCAAGATACAACCGATTTGAAGAGCGATATACTTAACGAAATAAAGTATAACAAATCAGTCCTAAGCGAAAAAGATCTTGCTATTTTAAATTTAAAAAAACAAATAGAAGACAACAAATACAAAAACAAAGCACTATTAGCAGAAATCAAAATACTATTTCCTGAAATTGTTAATATATCCATCGCTAATCACACTTATAACGAAGAAACAGATAGCGTAAAAACAGTGCCAATTTTAATTTACAAAAGTACTAAAGTCCTCGAAAAAGAATCAGAGAAAAAATTAGCTAGTTGGCTAGAACAACGCTTATCCAAAAAGTCCATCGAGATATACAGCCAAAAATAA
- a CDS encoding arylsulfatase, whose amino-acid sequence MKKNILLALSLALALSVTAQKKPNVIVVLADDIGTGDLSYYRKLHSDKIVLETPALDQLAREGMIFTDAHAPAALCAPSRYAIMTGNNCYRSYAPWGVWGSYQESAVKPDQLTLGKLMKNAGYSTAFFGKWGFGSDFYEKDNPNKIYQGSRQKIEMDVDIRQIAGNGPKQNGFDYSLMFPSGIQNVPYAVYENEKWMPLESNSKIGFISQENMTKIGVTLDKEEGLGDTAWDPHNMGPLLVNKAVNFIEKTDKKSPFFMYYCSLAVHLPHSPSKELNGKKIAGTTPSAHMDMIKELDVQIEMLIAALKKKGEYENTIFIFTSDNGGLQIKETAQSGHKSSDIYRGGKNQPYEGGHRVPFIVSWPGQIKAKSISETPIVGLDILGTLAAVTNQKIPEGQAVDSANLLPILLRKSKSPVHPYIISQSGTSKEAIITQDGWKLIIAFDKKDKSDQIRKPFALYNLNDNLEEKEIENLINNPKYQSEVEALFEAYNQIRTTEKATKI is encoded by the coding sequence ATGAAAAAAAACATCCTTTTAGCACTTAGTCTAGCACTAGCTTTAAGTGTTACAGCTCAAAAAAAACCGAATGTAATTGTTGTTCTCGCCGATGATATAGGAACAGGAGATTTGTCATATTACCGTAAATTACACTCGGATAAAATTGTATTAGAAACACCTGCCTTAGATCAATTAGCGCGAGAAGGAATGATTTTTACAGATGCACATGCACCGGCCGCTTTGTGTGCTCCATCACGTTATGCCATTATGACGGGGAACAACTGTTACCGCAGTTATGCGCCTTGGGGCGTTTGGGGATCCTACCAAGAATCTGCGGTAAAGCCCGACCAACTCACACTAGGAAAACTAATGAAAAATGCGGGCTACAGTACGGCTTTCTTTGGGAAATGGGGATTTGGATCCGATTTTTACGAAAAGGATAACCCGAACAAAATTTACCAAGGTTCACGTCAGAAAATTGAAATGGATGTTGATATTCGCCAAATTGCGGGTAATGGTCCTAAACAAAACGGATTTGACTACAGTTTGATGTTTCCATCTGGAATTCAAAACGTGCCCTATGCCGTTTATGAAAATGAAAAATGGATGCCTCTGGAAAGTAATTCAAAAATCGGATTTATTTCGCAAGAAAACATGACGAAAATTGGCGTTACGCTCGACAAAGAGGAAGGTCTAGGAGACACTGCTTGGGATCCACACAATATGGGGCCCCTTTTAGTAAACAAAGCGGTTAATTTTATTGAAAAAACAGATAAAAAAAGTCCTTTTTTTATGTATTACTGTTCGCTAGCGGTGCATTTGCCTCATTCGCCTTCAAAAGAATTGAACGGCAAAAAAATTGCGGGCACAACCCCTTCCGCTCATATGGACATGATTAAAGAGCTAGATGTGCAAATAGAAATGCTCATAGCGGCTCTAAAGAAAAAAGGGGAGTATGAGAATACCATCTTTATTTTCACTTCAGACAATGGAGGCTTGCAAATTAAGGAGACAGCCCAATCTGGACACAAATCAAGTGATATTTACCGCGGAGGAAAAAACCAACCTTATGAAGGAGGACATCGTGTGCCATTTATTGTTTCATGGCCAGGACAAATCAAAGCCAAATCCATATCGGAAACTCCTATTGTAGGATTGGATATTTTGGGTACACTTGCCGCAGTAACCAACCAAAAAATACCTGAAGGTCAGGCCGTCGATTCGGCTAATTTACTGCCTATTTTATTAAGAAAAAGTAAATCGCCTGTGCATCCGTATATCATTTCTCAATCAGGAACTTCCAAAGAAGCCATCATTACCCAAGACGGATGGAAATTAATTATAGCTTTTGACAAAAAAGATAAAAGTGACCAAATCAGAAAACCTTTTGCACTTTACAATTTGAACGACAATCTAGAAGAGAAAGAAATCGAGAACCTTATTAACAATCCAAAATACCAGTCTGAAGTGGAGGCTCTTTTTGAGGCCTACAACCAAATCAGAACAACAGAAAAAGCAACCAAAATTTAA
- the nhaA gene encoding Na+/H+ antiporter NhaA gives MRKRIKQIYKSDLFKEFFENEKSSGLVLIGCTLISLFLANSLFGEQYHHAWLTPIGGQTLEYWINDGLMTIFFLLIGLELEREIYIGELSNIKDALLPIFAALGGMLVPAGLYLLLNQADITRSGAGIPMATDIAFALGVLSLLGNRVPLSLKVFLTALAVIDDLGAILVIAAFYTKTLFWINLLSALGVMLILFVLNRMKVVKLYPYLIGGAIMWYFMLNSGIHATITGVLLAFVIPFEKGEKTSISYQLQHFLHKPVGFFILPLFALANTAIVLSSNIGETLEQHYSIGIALGLILGKPIGIALFSFLAVSVGLCKLPDDLNWKTIISVGFLGGIGFTMSIFITLLAFEDQEIINNAKFIILLSSLMAGIIGFLFLKQTLKGTKNEKAS, from the coding sequence ATGAGAAAAAGAATAAAACAAATCTATAAATCCGATTTATTTAAAGAATTTTTTGAGAATGAAAAATCAAGTGGACTTGTACTAATTGGTTGTACATTAATTTCTTTATTCCTAGCCAATTCCCTTTTTGGAGAACAATACCACCACGCTTGGCTAACACCAATTGGAGGTCAAACATTAGAGTATTGGATTAACGACGGATTGATGACTATCTTTTTTCTATTAATTGGTTTAGAGCTTGAAAGAGAAATATACATAGGAGAATTATCCAATATAAAGGATGCACTACTGCCTATTTTTGCAGCCTTAGGAGGTATGTTGGTTCCTGCAGGATTGTACTTATTATTAAACCAAGCTGACATCACACGCTCCGGAGCCGGAATCCCAATGGCTACTGATATTGCATTTGCTTTGGGAGTCCTATCATTACTAGGTAATCGAGTTCCTTTATCATTAAAAGTTTTCCTTACAGCCTTGGCCGTTATTGATGACTTAGGAGCCATATTAGTAATTGCTGCTTTTTACACTAAAACATTATTTTGGATTAATTTACTTTCAGCTTTAGGAGTTATGCTTATTTTGTTTGTTTTAAACAGAATGAAAGTCGTAAAACTATACCCTTACTTAATTGGAGGAGCTATTATGTGGTACTTTATGCTAAATTCAGGTATACATGCTACTATTACTGGAGTTCTTTTGGCTTTTGTCATTCCTTTCGAAAAAGGTGAAAAAACATCCATCTCTTATCAGTTACAACATTTTTTACACAAACCTGTTGGTTTCTTTATCCTTCCTCTTTTCGCATTAGCTAACACTGCGATTGTTTTAAGCTCTAATATTGGAGAAACATTAGAACAACATTACAGTATCGGAATTGCATTAGGACTTATTTTAGGAAAACCAATCGGAATAGCCTTATTTAGTTTTCTTGCTGTATCAGTAGGATTATGTAAGCTCCCAGATGATTTAAATTGGAAAACAATTATCTCAGTAGGATTCTTAGGAGGAATAGGGTTCACAATGTCTATTTTCATCACCTTGCTTGCTTTTGAGGACCAAGAGATTATCAACAACGCTAAATTTATTATTTTACTTTCCTCACTTATGGCAGGTATTATTGGTTTCCTATTTTTAAAACAAACCTTAAAAGGAACCAAAAATGAAAAAGCTAGTTAG